ATTGCGTCTTTGTCGACGCCTGGGAGGTCCGCGACGAGTCGAAGTGTAGAACCCTCATCATATACGTCGATGTGGGTTTCGGAGGCGAATCCAGCGTCCCCTCCGGTCATGTCATTCATCATCCGTTCGATTTCATCGAAGATGTTGTCGAACGGGTCGTCACGGTCGTCTCTGACCATGGGGGCCGCTATGAAATCGGAGGATAAAACGTTTCTGCCTGTGACAGTCACTTGGCAACGAATCGCCACAAATTCGCCGTGTGACGGCCTCTCCCCACCGCCTCGCTTCTCGACAATCCCGTGCGATATTGACCGGTTGTGATTGTTTGTGTAGCTATTATGACCGAGTATGAAAGGTAACGTTCGATTTGGTCGGATTTACCGAAACAGATATACTGCTTGCACAGTGATTTGGAGGTAGGAACTACTCAAATATGAGTGAAAAATCCTACCTCAGCGCGGGCGAGAACGTGGACGAGTCGGACGTGGTGCGGGTGGCACTCAACGGCTTCGGCCGAATCGGTCGGAACATCTTCCGTGCCGTCCTCGACAACCCGACGGTCGAACTGGTCGCAATCAACGACGTCATGGACTTCGACGACATGGCGTACCTCGCAAAGTACGACTCCGTCATGGGTCGTCTCGATGGCGTCAAGCGTGAAGGCGACTCCCTGACCATCGGCGGCACGTCGGTTGGACTCTACAACGTTCAGTCCCCAGCAGAACTGCCGTGGGGCGAACTCGACGTCGACGTCGCCCTCGAATGTACCGGCATCTTCCGTACGAAGGAAGACGCCTCGTCCCACCTCGAAGCAGGTGCAGACAAGGTCGTCATCTCGGCACCGCCGAAGGGTGACGAGCCAGTCAAGCAGCTCGTCTACGGTGTCAACCACGACGAGTACGACGGCGAAGACATCGTCTCCAACGCCTCCTGTACGACGAACTCCGTCACGCCGGTCGCGAAGGTTCTCGACGACGAGTTCGGCATCGAGAACGGTCTCATGACGACCGTCCACGCCTACACGGGGAGCCAGAACCTCATCGACGGCCCACACGGCAAGCAGCGCCGTGGCCGTGCTGCCGCCGAGAACATCGTCCCGACGACGACGGGCGCCGCACAGGCCGCCACCGAGATTCTGCCCCAGCTCGACGGCAAACTCGACGGCATGGCGATTCGCGTCCCCGTCCCGAACGGCTCGCTCACCGAACTCGTCGTGAGCCTCGAAGAGAAGCCGTCGGTCGAAGAAATCAACGACGCCTTCCGCGCGGCTGCTGACTCCGGCCCGCTCGCCGGTGTCCTCGGCTACACCGACGACGAAGTCACCTCCCGCGACATCCTCGGTCTGCCGTTCTCCAGCACCGTCGACCTCAACACGACCAACCAGGTCAACGACGGTGGCCTCTACAAGATTCTGACGTGGTACGACAACGAGTACGGCTTCTCCAACCGGATGCTCGACATGGCGTCGTTCATCAAGCCCGAGTAACCGACACACTCGCTTCGCCCCCTCTTCGCCTCTCTTCGTTTTTGGGCCGGCTAGCCTGTTGGCTACGTCGCGCCGTCGTTTCCTCACCGTCGACCGACGGCCAGCGCAAGAACGATACAACAGGCGCATGACGTCCACGTGATGCGCCGCCGACAGTTCCTCCCCGCACTTGTTGCGACGGTCGTTCCCCTCGCTGGGTGTGCCGCGCCGACGACGTCGACGCCGACGCCGCTCTCTGACCCCGGAGAAGGAGACATTCGTGGCCAGTCGTCTCTCGTCTACCGCCGCGACGGGGAGCGCCTCGTCGAGTTCAGCGTCAACGCATTCGATACCGGCGACGACGTCTCCGTGAACGACGTGGCTCCGTTCGACGTCTACGTCGAACGTGGCGAGCGGGTTTCGTTCGACTCGGTTCGGTACGCGTTTACCACGAGTTCCCCCGGCATGCACCCCGTCGTGTACGTGCAGAAAACCGGGACGACCGAATTCCCGCCGTTCACGTTCGTCGAGTCCGGACAGAGGAACGCGACGATTCTCCAGATAGACGAGTTCGACGAGGTCGACTTCGCCCAGTTCCCCTTGCACTTTCTCTTGTCAGACGACGAGTTGCCGACGGAACTGACGGTCGCGGCCCGAATCGTCGTGGCCGAACGCGACGGCGGTCGTCGATACGTCGCCGAACCGACCGTGACGGTCGAACTCGACTAGCGGGGCGGCCCTCGTCCGTTTTGCCCACGACTAAGTGACTCGCCTACGTTCCCTCGCGTGATGACCTTCAAGACGCTCGACGACCTCGAACCCGGCCAGCGTGTCCTCGTCCGCCTCGACCTCAACTCCCCCGTCGAGGACGGCGAAGTACAGGACAACCGCCGGTTCGACCGACACGCGACGACGGTGAAGGAACTCGCCGAACGTGGCGACGAAGTCGTCCTCATGGCACATCAGGGCCGACCCGGTGGCGACGACTTCGTCTCGCTCGAACAGCACGCCGACATCCTCGCTGGTCACGTCGGGAAGGATGTCGAGTTCGTCGCCGACACCTACGGTGACGACGCTATCGACGCCATCGAGTCGCTCGAATCGGGCGAGATTCTGCTCCTCGAAAACACACGGATGTGTGACGAGGAACTCCCCGAAGAAGACCCCGAAGTCAAAGCAGACACCGAGTTCGTCCAGACGCTCGCACCACACTTCGACGCGTACATCAACGACGCCTACTCTGCTGCACACCGCTCGCACGCCTCCCTCGTCGGATTCGCGCTCGAACTGCCCGCGTACGCGGGGCGCGTGATGGAGACCGAGTACGAGGCGAACTCCTCCATCGCAACCCGTGAGTTCGAGGGGCAGGTCACGATGGTCGTCGGTGGCACGAAAGCGACCGACGTCATCAACGTGATGAACAACCTCGGCGACAAGGTCGACCAGTTCTTGCTGGGCGGCATCGCGGGTGAACTGTTCCTCCGCGCCGCCGGCAACGACGTCGGATTCGACCTCGAAGGCATGGACTTCTTCGACGACCAGTGGGAGGCAAACCGCGAGACCATCGAGTCGCTCCTCGACGAGCGTGGCGACCAAATCAAACTCGCCGTCGACCTCGCCTACGAGGACGATACCGACGAACGCGCCGAAATCGCAGTCGCCGACATCGACGAGAAAGACCGCGCCTACCTCGACGTCGGGTCGATGACTGTCGACGAGTACGACCCCATCATCCGCGACTCCGAGGCCGTCTTCGTGAAGGGCGCACTCGGACTGTTCGAAGACGAGCGCTTCTCGGTCGGCACTGTCGGCGTCCTCCGCGCCATCTCCGAGACCGACTGCTTCTCGGTCGTCGGCGGCGGCGACACCTCGCGCGCCATCGAGATGTACGGCATGGACGAAGCTGACTTCGGCCACGTCTCCATCGCCGGTGGCGCGTACATCCGTGCGCTCACGGGTGCGCCACTGGCCGGCGTGGAAGTGCTGAAGCAGGACTAAGCACCGACTGTTGCGTTTTTTCGGTGACGACACTGGCGGAGAGACACAGCTCTCGTCTGCGCCGAGCGTGATAGCACACAAACAGTAATGAGGGGGCGACCTGAGCACGGTACTATGCAGGATGCGTATCTCGTGGACGCCGTCCGGACCCCGTTTGGAAAGCGAAAGGGGGCGTTCAGTGACGTGCACCCACAGGACCTCGCTGCGGAACCACTGCTCGCGCTGGAGGAACGTGTCGGGTTCGCGGGCGACGAAGACCCAGAGGACGTCATCTACGGGTGTGTCACCCCCATCGGCGAACAGGGGATGAACATCGGCCGCTTGGCACCGATGGTCGCTGGGTGGGGAGACCGCATCCCCGGAGTGCAGCTCAACCGAATGTGTGGCTCCGGCCAACAGGCCATCAACTTCGCGGCGGGACAGATCCGGGGTGGGATGCACGACGTGCTCGTCGCCGGTGGGGTCGAACACATGACACGAGTCCCGATGGCGTCGGACTCCGCCGTCGACCGACTGACGTTCGCCGACCCAGCGAACGTGTCTGAGACGTACTTCGACCACTTCGACGAACTCACCTCGCAAGGAGAAGGTGCCGAACGAATCGCAACGCAGTGGGAACTCTCACGAGAAGCCGTCGACCAGATTGCCGTGGACTCGCAGTCACGCTGGGGACGTGCCGCAGCGGCCGGAAAGTACGACGAACAGGTCGTCCCGGTCGAAGTGGAAACAGACGGCGAGACACGCGTCGTCACCGAGGATGAACATCCACGACCGAACACAGACATGGAGACGCTCGGAACCCTCCCGCTCGCGTTCCGTGAGGAAGGCGATGGCGTCATCCATCCCGGGAACGCCTCCGGTATCGTCGATGGCGCGGCGGCCACGCTCGTCGCATCCGGAAACGCGTGCGAAGAATACGGCTGGGAGCCGATGGCGCGAATCGTCGATACACACGTCGTCGGCGTCGACCCGAAGACGATGCTGACGGGTCCGATACCCGCGACGAACGAGATACTCGCCGATAACGGCCTCGAAATAGACGACATCGACCGATTCGAAGTGAACGAGGCGTTCGCCTCCGTCATCGGTGCGTGGCTCGAAGAAACCGGCGCGGACTGGGAGAAAACGAACGTCTGGGGTGGCGCAATCGCTCACGGACATCCGCTCGGTGCCACCGGTGCGGCGCTTCTCGGAAAACTCGCGTATCAACTCGAAGACTGTGGAGGGCAGTACGGCCTCTGTACGATGTGTATCGGCTTCGGACAGGGAATCGCGACGATTATCGAACGGGTCTGAGGACGACTCTCCCGTCCGAATCGGTATCGACCAAGTTTGAAACCCGATGCCGACGAATCGTGAGCCATGAAACTCGGCGTCGTCTCGGACACACACGACAACCTCGACTATGTCGAAGCAGCAGTCTCACACTTCGAAGCAGAAGGCGTGGACGTCGTCGTCCACTGCGGCGACATCGTCGCGCCCTTCTCGGCAACACCGTTCGACGCTGACTTCGAGTTCCACGCCGTCCGCGGCAACAACGACGGCGAGTGGAAACTCCGCGAGATAGTCGAATCGTTCGGAACCTACCACGACGACTTCGCGCACCTCACTCTCGACGGGCAGGATATCGCGGTCTACCACGGAACCGAAGCGGGCCTCGTCGACGCTCTCGTCGACTCGGCGACCTACGACTACGTCCTCCGCGGACACACCCACGAGAAGACGCTCGACGACCGCGGTGGGACGACACACATCAACCCCGGTGGACTGCCGATTCCGGGCGCAGACGAGGCGTTCCACGTCGCCGTCGTGGACCTCGGTACTGGAAACGTCTCGTTCGAGTCACTCTAACGCGGTGAATCGAGAGAGGGGGAACGAAAAAGTGGGGGTGAACAGACGATTCGCCGATTAGTCGTCGGCGAACTCCGCACGCGCCTGCTCAGAGAACCCAGAAGGGTCGCCAGAGATGCCGACACCGATTTTGCGGTCGGTGAGTTCCATACTCGTCTTCTGGTCTTCGAGTTCGAACATCGCGCGAATCGCGTCGACGTTCTCGGGGATGACGTCGGACTCCTGGTGGATGGCCTGGAACAAGTAGAGGTCACGGCCGTTCACGCCGATAGACTCGCCCCAGACACAGTTCTCCCAGAGGTCACCACGCGGGCGTTCGGCGTCGAGTGCGAGGTCCTTGAGTTTGCCAGCGCCGTCGATACCGAGGCCTTCCGGAATGACGTAGATTCGGTTTTCGCCTTCGAGCAGTTGGCGGACGTGGGCACCCGTCACGTCGTCTTCGAGGGTGACGTTGAGGGCGTGGACGTGCATCAGGGTCGCCGGCACCTTCAGCCCGAGCGTGTCGATTTCGAGGTCGGGGAAGATGGTCTTCACGTCGGGACCGTGGTGCGATGGTACCTTGATTGGGTCCGGGAGGATGTCGTTGATTGGTCCCCGAGAGTTCTGGCCGGGGTCGCCACCGCGGCGGACGAGCGTCGCGCGGACCTTCTCGACACCGTACTCCTCTTCGAGGGGAGCGATGATGCGGGAGAGGCCGGTCGTGTTACACGAGACGACGCGGACGTAGTCGGCGTCGCGGGCGGCGTCGTAGTTCGAACGTGCGTTGAAACTCACTTCGGCGACATCAGCGTCTTCGCCGCCTTGGAAGATTGCAGGCGTGTGGTGGGTCTCGTACAGTTCTCGGTTCTTCGCACCGATGCCAGACGGCGTACAGTCGACGATGACGTCCGCTTCGGCGACGAGTTCGTCTACTTCACCGGCGAGTTCGATGCCGGCCTCGCCAAACAGCGGTGCACGCTTGGGAATTGCTGCGTACATCGGGTACCCGCGTTTGACGGCAGTGTGCGCTTCGAAGTTGGGTTGCGTCTTGGCCACGCCGATAATTTCCATATCGGGTTGCGCCTCGACCGCGTCGGCGACGCGCTTCCCGATTGTACCGTAGCCGTTGACACCCACTCGTATCATAGATTACAGACGACTGTCGTCAACCATAGTTATTTCGATGGTTAATCGGCAGAAATTAACTCTCGGGCGAGTGAGTCACGGGATTATCTCTGAGGCGAGTGAAGTTGCTGAGACTGTAGTACGCGAACGCGAGTAAACCAATAACTGGCCGGTGGCGTCGAGATGGGAACGCCTAACCCACACGGTATCGCAGAAAACCACATGACGACGGACGACTCCGACCTCCGTGCCGCCAGCGAGACAGCAGTTCTCCAGTGTCTCGAACTCGACGCCGACGAATCGCTGCTCGTCGTCACCGACGACAAGCGCCAGCGCATCGGTGAGGCGCTCTACGAGGTTGCGTGCGAGGTGACCGACGACGTGTCGATTATCCGCTACCCGCCGGGGAACCAACACGGCGAAGAACCGCCAGCACCCGTCGCCGCGGCCATGGCCGAAGCTGACGCCTTCCTCGCGCCGACGACGAAGAGTCTCAGTCACACTCGCGCACGCGGTACCGCCTGCGACGCCGGCGCTCGTGGGGCGACGCTCCCCGGCATCACCGAAGACGTGTTCGTCACCGGCCTCGACGCCGACTACGACCTCATCTACGACCACAGCAAGGCGATGTTGGAAGCCGTCGGCGACGCCGACGAGGTTCGTGTGACCACCGAGAAGGGCACGGACATCACGTTCGTCCGCGGCGACCGCGAGTGGCTTGCAGACACGGGTGACATCTCCGAGTCCGGGTCGTTCTCGAATCTCCCCGCAGGCGAAATCTTCCTCAGCCCTGAATCCGCCACCGGCACGTACGTCGTCGACGGGACGATGATGCCTCACGGCCTCCTCGACGAGGGGCAAGACCTTCGCTTCGAAGTCAAAGACGGCTACGTCACCGAGATTTCGGACGACGACATCCGCGAACAGGTCGAGGCCGCCGCCGAGGAAGTCGGTCGAGACGCGTTCAACCTCGCCGAGATCGGCATCGGAACCAACGTCGGTGTGACCGACCTCGTCGGGTCTGTCCTCTTAGACGAGAAGGCCGCCGGCACGGTCCACATCGCCATCGGCGACGACGCGGGCATCGGTGGCGACACCGACGCACCGCTCCACCTCGACGGCATCATCCAGAACCCGACGGTGTACGCCGACGGCGAGGAAGTCGAACTGCCGCAACCGTAGACTGTCACTCGAGCACCGACCGCTTCGTTCTTTCTTCACCTACCGAAACAGCGCCCGCCCACCGAGAACCCACACGACTCGAAACACACCAACTCCCCACGACCCAGCGCGAGGTAGGCCGCGCCATCGACCACCGCCAACCCAGCAGTGTCAGGTGAGCCCGGAATCCGCCCTGAGCCGCGGACGCGTCCAGTCGAACGGTCCAGCACGTAGAGATAGTTTGGTGACCCAGATTCGGTCGTGCGCTCGGCGACGAAGTAGACGTTCGACCCGGCGACGATGGGCGTCCAACTGAGCGAGACGACCGGAGTCGGACCGAACGACCAGACGAGTTCGCCGGTGTCGAGCCGTCGCGCCACGAGCAGTCTATCGGCGCAGTAGTAGACGAGTTCACCAGCGACTGCGACCGCCGATTCGGTTCGTCTGGTCGCCGGTTTTCGCCAGACGATGTCGTGAGTGCGCCGGTCGAGGGCCACGATGGATTCGGAGTCGCCGCCGAGTGGCACGAGCAACGTGTCACCGGCGACCGTCACGGGCCCATCGACTGGAAGCGAAAGCGCCCACTCCTGTGCTCCAGTTTCGATGTCGAGCGCGACGAGACCCGCATCACCGTCCAGAAACGGAGCGTACACGGTCCCATCGGCGGCCGAGAGTGTCCACGGCACCTTCCGAGAGTTGAACCCCGCTCGCCACCGGGGCCTACCGTTCTCGGCATCGACAGCGACGACGCCCGCAGGTGGAGTTCTGTCGCCGTACGTCGCCGTCACGGCCATGTCACGGGAGATGACCGGTGGCGCGACGACAGGGTACGATTGTTCCGTCGTCGGAACTGGGTGCGACCACAACACCTCGCCGCCGGTCGACAGTGTGTGGAGTCCTTCGAAAGTTCGCGCGTAGAGGAAGTCGCCGGAGACCACCAGTGAGTCGTGGTGATACGCAATCTGGTCGACAGCGGTGGTCGAAATGGTCGTCTGCCACGCTTCTTCGCCGGTTGCAGCGTCGAACGCCGAGACGGCTGTCTCGTGTTGCCCGTCCTGCCCACCGCGTGTGTGGAGGGAGTAGACGACACCGTCGGTGACGACTGGCGAACTCGTCGGAAACGCGTCGAACACCGGCGCACGCCACGCGACGGTGGGGTCTCCAGTCGGACCCATCACCGGCGAGAATCCGGTTCGAGCGTCGTCGAATCCGCGGCGCGACCACGTGCCTTCGTATGTTGGTTGGTCACCGCTGCCGACGCACCCGGCAGTCGCCGCGAGGGCAGTCGTTCCGACTGCGGCGAGGAACTGGCGACGACTCGAAGTGGGCACGGCAAAGAAGTACGCTGGCTACGAGCAAAAGCGTCTGCCGTGGGTTAGCCGACCAGACAGTGGTCGAGGACGCCGGCAGTGCAGTCTTCGAGGCAGATGAGTTCGTCGTAGGTGTGAGAGATACATCGACCAGGTGTCTCGGCTTCGCGTGTACAGCATCCTCGTCACCACACCCCGACACCGACTCTCACGCGGACGAAGAGAAAGGCGGCTTTTTACCGCCTGACGGGTTACCGAGGCGTATGAGCCTACCCGACGCCGGTGAACGCGTCCCGCTCCCTTGTCCGTCGTGTTCACCCGACGAACCTACCGTCCACGAGGTGCTGAAGCCCGGCGGTCACTCGACCGTCCGCTGCACCGAGTGCGGTCAAGTCCACAAAGAGAAAGTAGAGATTCCCGACGAAATCGACATGGACGTCGTCGTCTCGCAGGACGGGTCCTCCGTCTCGACGACCGTCTCGGCCCCCAAAGAGGCAGACATCGCGCTCGGCGAGGAGTTCATCGTCGACACCCCCGAAGCGATTCAACTCGTCCGCATCACGGGCATCGAAGTTGGCCCCGACGAGCGAGTCGACGAAGCAGTCGTAAACGACGTCCAGACCGTCTGGACCCGCGTTGTCGACAACGTCGCGGTGAACGTCACCGTACACCCGAAAGACGGCAAGCGCGAAGACACGCGCAGTATCACCGTCAACGTCCCCGGTGACTACGAGTTCGTCGTCGGCGAGACCGAGTCCTTCGGCGACGAAGAGGTCAAAATCGAGGGCCTCGTCGTTCGCGCCGACGCCCCCGAGTACCGTCACGGGAAACTCGACCACCCCGGCGACATGGTGTACGCCAAAGACGCAAAGCGCGTCTACGCCCGCGACCAGACCTCCACCGCGTGGTCTGCCTGGTAGTCGAATCCAGCGAGACACGCTAAGAACACGACAGACGCGGAACACGACGCACACGGAACGAACTTTTCTTCTCGTATCCCGTCGGTGCTGCTATGCCTACCCGCGACCGGTCGCAGTTCTCGGTCGAATCGCTCGCACTCCTCTGGGCCGCCCGCGAGAGCGGCGTCATCGACGCACTCACGACCACCGCTGGCACCGCCAAGGACGTCGCCGACGTTGCCGACATCGACCCCCGTGCAGCGCGAATCACCGTCGAAGCGCTGGCGTCGATGGGGTTCATCAAACGCGTGGGCAGTGAGTACGAGATAACGAACCGGGCGCTCGGCTTTCTCGCAAAGCGTGACGTTCGGTCCATCGGCCGTCTCCCACACACTCTCGATTTCTTCTCGTTGTACACGGAGCTCCCGGAGACGATGGCGAACGGCGACGCCCCTTCCCGCCCCGACGAGTGGGTCCGCAACCGACTCGGGGCACACGACGCCACCGACGAGTCGGTCGTCCGGGCTTGCGTGACCGCGGCAGTCCGCGAAGCACCCGATTCGACCCACGTCCTCGACCTCGCGGGTGGGTCGGGTGTCTTCGCTCGTGAGTTCGTCGAACGCGGGTACGACGTGACGTTCGTCGAGGTCCCCGAGACGGTCGACGTGGTCCGACCACTGCTCTCGCGGGCGGGTGTCGACCTCGTCGCTGCCGACCCGACGAATCCACCAGTCGATGGCTTCGACCTCGTCTTCGTGGGCGATGCCTTCGCGGGACGAAACGCTGAGGAAGCGGTCTCGTTGGTCCAAGGAGCATACGACGCCCTCGAACCGGGCGGAACTGCCGTCTTCGTCGACGCACTGCACGGGCAGTGTTCGACGGCCACGACGACGCAACGAGCAGTCGATGCGCTCGCACTCGGACGCGGCGACCTGTACGGCGAAGCGACGGTCCTCTCGTGGACCGAATCGGCCGGATTCTCGCGTCAGATGACCCACGACATCCCCGGAACCGACCTACGGGCAGTTGTCGCCGAACGTGCGGTTGATTAGTGACCATCTCTGAGTTCCCCTATGGACAACTCGGTGCTGCGCCACGACATGGTCGATGGATTAGAGGAATCCCTCGACCGGTTCCCCGACGCCGTCAGCGTCGCGATGCGCAGCGTCCCGCGACACGAGTTCGTCACCGACGGACCGTACCAAAATCGCCCGACTGAGCACCGGAAGACGAACACGACGATTCTCGCACCAACGGCAGTTGGCCGGCTCCTGTCGGCACTCGCCGTCGAACCGGACCACGACGTGCTCGTCGTTGGCGCTGGCGTGGGCTACACGGCCGCCGTCATCGCCGAAATCGTCGGCGACTCGAACGTCCACGCCGTGGACATCACCCGGACGCTCGTCTACGAGGCCCGCGAGAACCTCCAGCGAGCAGGGTATGAAGGCGTACTCGTGG
The genomic region above belongs to Haloferax marinisediminis and contains:
- a CDS encoding thiolase family protein produces the protein MQDAYLVDAVRTPFGKRKGAFSDVHPQDLAAEPLLALEERVGFAGDEDPEDVIYGCVTPIGEQGMNIGRLAPMVAGWGDRIPGVQLNRMCGSGQQAINFAAGQIRGGMHDVLVAGGVEHMTRVPMASDSAVDRLTFADPANVSETYFDHFDELTSQGEGAERIATQWELSREAVDQIAVDSQSRWGRAAAAGKYDEQVVPVEVETDGETRVVTEDEHPRPNTDMETLGTLPLAFREEGDGVIHPGNASGIVDGAAATLVASGNACEEYGWEPMARIVDTHVVGVDPKTMLTGPIPATNEILADNGLEIDDIDRFEVNEAFASVIGAWLEETGADWEKTNVWGGAIAHGHPLGATGAALLGKLAYQLEDCGGQYGLCTMCIGFGQGIATIIERV
- a CDS encoding protein-L-isoaspartate O-methyltransferase family protein, encoding MDNSVLRHDMVDGLEESLDRFPDAVSVAMRSVPRHEFVTDGPYQNRPTEHRKTNTTILAPTAVGRLLSALAVEPDHDVLVVGAGVGYTAAVIAEIVGDSNVHAVDITRTLVYEARENLQRAGYEGVLVDCRDGADGLPEYAPFDRILVEASAVKPPRRLLAQLADGGRLVMPMGVGEQTLVAIEDGDVAEKFGPLSFKPLLVDGEQTGSIVRNRTKREDPEYEGRGWHAGHGWEQDWIDWEAHH
- a CDS encoding aminopeptidase, giving the protein MTTDDSDLRAASETAVLQCLELDADESLLVVTDDKRQRIGEALYEVACEVTDDVSIIRYPPGNQHGEEPPAPVAAAMAEADAFLAPTTKSLSHTRARGTACDAGARGATLPGITEDVFVTGLDADYDLIYDHSKAMLEAVGDADEVRVTTEKGTDITFVRGDREWLADTGDISESGSFSNLPAGEIFLSPESATGTYVVDGTMMPHGLLDEGQDLRFEVKDGYVTEISDDDIREQVEAAAEEVGRDAFNLAEIGIGTNVGVTDLVGSVLLDEKAAGTVHIAIGDDAGIGGDTDAPLHLDGIIQNPTVYADGEEVELPQP
- the gap gene encoding type I glyceraldehyde-3-phosphate dehydrogenase — its product is MSEKSYLSAGENVDESDVVRVALNGFGRIGRNIFRAVLDNPTVELVAINDVMDFDDMAYLAKYDSVMGRLDGVKREGDSLTIGGTSVGLYNVQSPAELPWGELDVDVALECTGIFRTKEDASSHLEAGADKVVISAPPKGDEPVKQLVYGVNHDEYDGEDIVSNASCTTNSVTPVAKVLDDEFGIENGLMTTVHAYTGSQNLIDGPHGKQRRGRAAAENIVPTTTGAAQAATEILPQLDGKLDGMAIRVPVPNGSLTELVVSLEEKPSVEEINDAFRAAADSGPLAGVLGYTDDEVTSRDILGLPFSSTVDLNTTNQVNDGGLYKILTWYDNEYGFSNRMLDMASFIKPE
- a CDS encoding phosphoglycerate kinase, coding for MTFKTLDDLEPGQRVLVRLDLNSPVEDGEVQDNRRFDRHATTVKELAERGDEVVLMAHQGRPGGDDFVSLEQHADILAGHVGKDVEFVADTYGDDAIDAIESLESGEILLLENTRMCDEELPEEDPEVKADTEFVQTLAPHFDAYINDAYSAAHRSHASLVGFALELPAYAGRVMETEYEANSSIATREFEGQVTMVVGGTKATDVINVMNNLGDKVDQFLLGGIAGELFLRAAGNDVGFDLEGMDFFDDQWEANRETIESLLDERGDQIKLAVDLAYEDDTDERAEIAVADIDEKDRAYLDVGSMTVDEYDPIIRDSEAVFVKGALGLFEDERFSVGTVGVLRAISETDCFSVVGGGDTSRAIEMYGMDEADFGHVSIAGGAYIRALTGAPLAGVEVLKQD
- a CDS encoding outer membrane protein assembly factor BamB family protein, with the translated sequence MPTSSRRQFLAAVGTTALAATAGCVGSGDQPTYEGTWSRRGFDDARTGFSPVMGPTGDPTVAWRAPVFDAFPTSSPVVTDGVVYSLHTRGGQDGQHETAVSAFDAATGEEAWQTTISTTAVDQIAYHHDSLVVSGDFLYARTFEGLHTLSTGGEVLWSHPVPTTEQSYPVVAPPVISRDMAVTATYGDRTPPAGVVAVDAENGRPRWRAGFNSRKVPWTLSAADGTVYAPFLDGDAGLVALDIETGAQEWALSLPVDGPVTVAGDTLLVPLGGDSESIVALDRRTHDIVWRKPATRRTESAVAVAGELVYYCADRLLVARRLDTGELVWSFGPTPVVSLSWTPIVAGSNVYFVAERTTESGSPNYLYVLDRSTGRVRGSGRIPGSPDTAGLAVVDGAAYLALGRGELVCFESCGFSVGGRCFGR
- a CDS encoding HVO_0476 family zinc finger protein, which translates into the protein MSLPDAGERVPLPCPSCSPDEPTVHEVLKPGGHSTVRCTECGQVHKEKVEIPDEIDMDVVVSQDGSSVSTTVSAPKEADIALGEEFIVDTPEAIQLVRITGIEVGPDERVDEAVVNDVQTVWTRVVDNVAVNVTVHPKDGKREDTRSITVNVPGDYEFVVGETESFGDEEVKIEGLVVRADAPEYRHGKLDHPGDMVYAKDAKRVYARDQTSTAWSAW
- a CDS encoding metallophosphoesterase; amino-acid sequence: MKLGVVSDTHDNLDYVEAAVSHFEAEGVDVVVHCGDIVAPFSATPFDADFEFHAVRGNNDGEWKLREIVESFGTYHDDFAHLTLDGQDIAVYHGTEAGLVDALVDSATYDYVLRGHTHEKTLDDRGGTTHINPGGLPIPGADEAFHVAVVDLGTGNVSFESL
- a CDS encoding type II glyceraldehyde-3-phosphate dehydrogenase, with translation MIRVGVNGYGTIGKRVADAVEAQPDMEIIGVAKTQPNFEAHTAVKRGYPMYAAIPKRAPLFGEAGIELAGEVDELVAEADVIVDCTPSGIGAKNRELYETHHTPAIFQGGEDADVAEVSFNARSNYDAARDADYVRVVSCNTTGLSRIIAPLEEEYGVEKVRATLVRRGGDPGQNSRGPINDILPDPIKVPSHHGPDVKTIFPDLEIDTLGLKVPATLMHVHALNVTLEDDVTGAHVRQLLEGENRIYVIPEGLGIDGAGKLKDLALDAERPRGDLWENCVWGESIGVNGRDLYLFQAIHQESDVIPENVDAIRAMFELEDQKTSMELTDRKIGVGISGDPSGFSEQARAEFADD
- a CDS encoding class I SAM-dependent methyltransferase, translating into MPTRDRSQFSVESLALLWAARESGVIDALTTTAGTAKDVADVADIDPRAARITVEALASMGFIKRVGSEYEITNRALGFLAKRDVRSIGRLPHTLDFFSLYTELPETMANGDAPSRPDEWVRNRLGAHDATDESVVRACVTAAVREAPDSTHVLDLAGGSGVFAREFVERGYDVTFVEVPETVDVVRPLLSRAGVDLVAADPTNPPVDGFDLVFVGDAFAGRNAEEAVSLVQGAYDALEPGGTAVFVDALHGQCSTATTTQRAVDALALGRGDLYGEATVLSWTESAGFSRQMTHDIPGTDLRAVVAERAVD